The following proteins are co-located in the Methanobrevibacter sp. genome:
- a CDS encoding AMP-binding protein produces MSELFTELPLGKFFESMVEKQPDHEFIIYPDRNLRFTYKEFDERVDDLAKGMLAIGIEKGDHVGIWAKNVPEWLTYMFATAKIGATIVTVNTAYQSHELEYVLGQSDMKALAMTDGFRDTSYFDIINELVPELKTCARGHLVAEKFPHLKFVFHVGQEKHRGMFNTNELLLLGQSYDDDKYQEIKDSVTQNDVINMQYTSGTEGFPKGVMLTSRNIVNDGYYIGENMNYTEEDKLLLQVPLFHCFGTVLGVMAIITHGSTMVVLEEYDPLLAISSIQKEQCTSIYGVPTMFIGMMNHPMFDMFDMSSLRTGIMAGSTCPVETMKDAIEKMNMREITSVYGLTEAAPGFTQTNASDSFDKKINTVGRKFPNIEVKIVDPETGEEVGVGETGEIMCRGFNVMKGYYNMPEKTAETIEPDGWLHSGDLATVDEDGYYSIVGRIKDMIIRGGENIYPREIEEFLFTHECVQDVQVAGIPDEKYGEIVGAFIIKEEGFDDVTEGDIRDFCIGSIARYKVPKYVFFVDEFPLTTSGKIQKYKLGDIGLKLLDERRQRGEL; encoded by the coding sequence ATGAGCGAATTATTTACAGAACTCCCGCTAGGGAAATTTTTTGAATCAATGGTTGAAAAACAACCAGATCATGAATTTATTATTTATCCGGATAGAAATTTAAGATTTACATATAAAGAATTTGATGAAAGAGTTGACGATTTAGCAAAAGGAATGCTGGCTATTGGGATTGAAAAAGGAGATCATGTTGGTATATGGGCTAAAAATGTGCCTGAATGGTTAACTTACATGTTTGCAACTGCAAAAATCGGTGCAACAATTGTTACAGTCAATACTGCTTATCAATCACATGAATTGGAATATGTTTTAGGTCAGTCTGATATGAAAGCATTGGCTATGACTGATGGATTTAGAGATACAAGCTATTTTGATATTATAAATGAGCTTGTACCTGAACTTAAAACTTGTGCTAGAGGTCATTTAGTAGCTGAAAAATTCCCTCATTTAAAATTTGTTTTCCATGTAGGTCAGGAAAAGCATCGTGGAATGTTTAATACAAATGAATTATTACTGCTTGGTCAAAGCTATGATGATGATAAATATCAGGAAATTAAAGATTCAGTTACTCAAAATGATGTAATCAATATGCAGTATACTTCCGGAACTGAAGGTTTCCCGAAAGGCGTAATGTTAACTAGCCGCAATATTGTAAACGACGGTTACTACATTGGGGAAAATATGAATTACACAGAAGAGGATAAATTACTGTTACAGGTTCCTCTTTTCCACTGTTTCGGAACAGTTCTTGGGGTAATGGCTATTATAACTCACGGTTCTACAATGGTTGTTCTTGAAGAGTATGATCCGTTATTGGCTATTTCTTCAATTCAAAAAGAACAGTGCACCTCCATTTATGGGGTGCCTACAATGTTTATCGGCATGATGAACCATCCGATGTTTGACATGTTTGACATGTCTTCACTGCGTACCGGTATTATGGCAGGTTCCACTTGTCCTGTTGAAACCATGAAAGATGCAATCGAAAAAATGAACATGAGGGAAATCACAAGTGTATACGGGCTTACTGAAGCTGCACCAGGTTTTACACAAACCAATGCATCTGATTCATTTGATAAAAAAATCAATACTGTTGGACGTAAATTCCCGAATATTGAAGTAAAAATCGTTGATCCTGAAACTGGTGAGGAAGTAGGTGTTGGTGAAACCGGTGAGATTATGTGCAGAGGATTTAATGTTATGAAGGGATATTATAATATGCCTGAAAAAACTGCAGAAACAATCGAACCAGACGGATGGCTTCACTCAGGAGACCTTGCAACTGTTGATGAAGATGGATATTACTCAATTGTTGGCCGTATCAAAGATATGATTATTAGAGGCGGGGAAAACATCTATCCTCGTGAAATTGAAGAATTTTTATTTACACATGAATGTGTGCAGGATGTTCAGGTAGCTGGAATTCCCGATGAAAAATACGGTGAAATCGTTGGAGCATTCATCATTAAAGAAGAAGGCTTTGATGATGTTACTGAAGGAGATATTCGTGATTTCTGCATCGGGTCTATTGCAAGGTATAAAGTGCCTAAATATGTGTTTTTTGTTGATGAATTCCCACTTACTACCAGTGGTAAAATCCAAAAATACAAATTAGGAGATATTGGCCTTAAATTATTAGATGAAAGGCGCCAGAGAGGAGAGTTATAA
- the rbr gene encoding rubrerythrin, which produces MVNLKGTKTEENLKIAIAGESQARVKYEFYSSQAKKDGYVEFKEIFKESSDNEKEHAKVWFKLLHGGKVPDTETNLIDAAAGEHYEWTEMYKEFAETAREEGLDDVAVLFDAAAATEKAHEERYNALLEKLKTGKVFKKDEEIAWKCNNCGYIHHGKEAPEVCPLCNHPQAHFRKQDTSYI; this is translated from the coding sequence ATGGTAAATTTAAAAGGAACTAAAACTGAAGAAAACTTAAAAATAGCAATTGCCGGTGAATCTCAAGCACGTGTAAAATATGAATTTTATTCATCTCAGGCTAAAAAAGATGGTTATGTTGAATTTAAAGAAATTTTCAAAGAATCATCTGACAATGAAAAAGAACACGCAAAAGTATGGTTTAAACTTTTACATGGAGGTAAAGTACCTGATACTGAGACTAACCTTATAGATGCGGCTGCTGGCGAACATTATGAATGGACTGAAATGTATAAGGAATTTGCCGAAACCGCACGTGAAGAAGGTTTAGATGATGTTGCTGTTTTATTTGATGCAGCTGCAGCTACTGAAAAAGCCCATGAAGAAAGATACAATGCTTTATTAGAGAAACTCAAAACAGGCAAAGTATTTAAAAAAGATGAAGAAATTGCATGGAAATGCAATAACTGTGGATACATTCATCATGGAAAAGAAGCTCCGGAAGTTTGTCCTTTATGTAATCATCCACAAGCTCATTTTAGAAAACAAGATACTAGCTATATCTAA
- the bsh gene encoding choloylglycine hydrolase yields MCTSLSYMTEKNYFGRNFDYEISYNERVIITPRNYEFKFREIDDIKSHYAIIGIAAGIDEYPLYYDACNEKGLAIAGLNFPENAVYNEIKEDMVNIAQFELIPYILGCAGSIDEACNLLDEINLANINFSDKLPVSQLHWMLSDSSGKSIVVESLEDGLKIYDNPAGVLTNNPPFDKQLFYLNNFRSLSSKNPKNTFSKEFDLEEYSRGMGAIGLPGDLSSSSRFAKVAFTRANSLSDSDENSSVGQFFHILGSVEQQKGCTFIADPDLYEYTIYSSCYNTDEGILYYKTYNNAQITAVNLNNEDLDSNNLINYPLINEEQINLIN; encoded by the coding sequence ATGTGCACATCACTCAGTTATATGACAGAAAAAAATTATTTTGGACGTAACTTTGATTATGAGATTTCTTATAATGAAAGAGTTATAATAACTCCTAGAAACTATGAATTTAAATTTAGGGAAATTGATGATATTAAATCTCATTATGCAATAATCGGAATTGCAGCAGGTATAGATGAATATCCTCTATATTATGATGCATGTAATGAAAAAGGATTGGCTATTGCCGGTTTGAACTTTCCAGAAAATGCAGTCTATAATGAAATTAAAGAGGATATGGTAAATATCGCTCAGTTTGAATTGATTCCATATATACTTGGCTGTGCAGGAAGCATTGATGAGGCTTGTAATTTATTAGATGAAATTAATTTGGCAAATATTAATTTTTCAGATAAATTGCCTGTATCTCAACTTCACTGGATGCTTTCTGATTCAAGCGGGAAATCTATTGTAGTTGAATCATTAGAGGACGGTTTGAAAATATATGATAATCCTGCTGGTGTTTTAACTAATAATCCTCCTTTTGATAAACAGTTATTTTATTTAAATAATTTTAGGAGCTTGTCTAGTAAAAACCCTAAAAATACTTTCTCAAAGGAATTTGATTTAGAAGAGTATTCAAGAGGAATGGGTGCAATCGGACTTCCTGGGGATTTATCTTCATCATCCAGATTTGCAAAAGTTGCATTTACACGTGCAAACTCTTTGTCTGATTCAGATGAAAACAGCAGTGTTGGCCAATTTTTCCATATTTTAGGTTCTGTTGAACAGCAGAAGGGCTGTACTTTCATAGCTGATCCTGATTTATATGAATATACTATTTATTCATCCTGTTATAATACTGATGAAGGAATATTGTATTATAAAACATATAATAATGCTCAGATTACAGCTGTAAACTTAAATAATGAAGATTTGGATTCCAATAATTTGATTAATTATCCATTAATCAATGAAGAACAAATTAACCTTATTAATTAA
- a CDS encoding nicotinate phosphoribosyltransferase — translation MIENNICLLTDSYKLTHHYFYPKGTEKIYSYLESRVGAEFNKTIFYGLQYIIKKYLEGPVVNPQKIEEASELISSHIGEDIFNEEGWYYILDKYEGYLPIEIKSVAEGTPVNVGNVLMTVENTDKKSFWLVNYLESLLLQVWYPSTVATLSAEVRKLANFYLDVTGSCKDNMDFMLHDFGYRGSSSTESSMLSGSAHLLSFSGTDTIAALTIPKNYYNDSNLYGFSVQATEHSIMTSLGNDGEFEQILNVINNAKNGILSVVIDSYNYRNFLTEAGKSNTHLNKAINDFLDIDGNKIVFRPDSGDPVSTTIDCLNILEEGFGSYLTDKGYKVFDSNIGLLWGDGLNYHKIRDILFAMKSNGWAAENIVFGMGGGLHTSVNRDTQRNAFKCSAQLRNNKWFDIYKNPLDSSKKSKTGRFKLIKEDNSFKTVAIDSYGEDYLRPVFRNGELLIEDTFGDIKSRTLKYSNFLVR, via the coding sequence ATGATTGAAAATAACATATGTTTATTAACAGACAGTTATAAATTGACTCATCATTATTTTTACCCTAAAGGAACAGAAAAAATCTATTCTTATCTTGAAAGCAGAGTAGGTGCTGAATTCAATAAAACTATTTTTTATGGATTGCAGTATATTATAAAAAAATATTTGGAAGGTCCTGTTGTAAACCCGCAAAAAATAGAAGAGGCAAGTGAACTTATTTCAAGTCATATAGGCGAGGATATTTTCAATGAGGAAGGTTGGTATTATATTTTAGATAAGTATGAAGGATATCTTCCAATTGAAATAAAATCAGTTGCTGAGGGAACTCCTGTTAATGTGGGAAATGTGTTGATGACTGTGGAAAACACAGATAAAAAGTCATTTTGGTTAGTTAATTACTTGGAATCTCTTCTTCTGCAGGTCTGGTATCCGTCAACAGTTGCAACATTGTCAGCTGAAGTAAGAAAGTTGGCAAACTTTTATCTTGATGTTACTGGGTCCTGTAAGGACAATATGGATTTTATGTTGCATGATTTCGGATATCGTGGTTCCAGCTCAACAGAATCTTCAATGTTGTCAGGTTCTGCTCATTTGCTTAGTTTTTCTGGAACTGACACTATTGCTGCATTAACTATTCCTAAAAACTATTATAATGATTCAAATTTATATGGTTTTTCAGTTCAGGCCACAGAACATAGTATAATGACTTCATTAGGTAATGATGGTGAATTTGAACAGATTTTGAATGTTATTAATAATGCAAAAAACGGAATATTGTCTGTTGTTATAGACTCCTATAACTACAGAAACTTCTTAACCGAAGCTGGAAAATCCAATACTCATTTAAATAAAGCCATTAATGATTTCTTGGATATTGATGGAAATAAAATCGTATTTAGGCCGGACAGTGGTGATCCGGTATCAACTACTATTGATTGTTTGAATATCCTGGAGGAGGGTTTTGGATCTTATCTGACAGACAAGGGATATAAGGTGTTTGATTCAAATATTGGCCTTTTATGGGGTGATGGTCTAAACTATCATAAGATTAGGGATATACTATTTGCAATGAAGTCAAATGGATGGGCAGCTGAAAATATTGTATTTGGTATGGGTGGAGGTCTTCATACCTCTGTAAACCGTGACACTCAAAGAAATGCATTTAAATGTTCAGCTCAATTGCGCAATAATAAATGGTTTGATATTTATAAAAATCCTCTAGATTCAAGTAAAAAATCCAAAACAGGGAGATTTAAATTAATTAAAGAAGATAATTCCTTTAAAACAGTAGCTATTGATTCATATGGGGAAGATTATCTCAGACCAGTATTTAGAAATGGTGAACTGTTAATTGAAGATACATTTGGTGATATTAAATCAAGAACATTAAAATATTCAAATTTTTTGGTAAGGTGA
- a CDS encoding C1 family peptidase, which produces MHKLKKSAVIFLIALIFIIPTAYASDNQTELSLNGDEGVLSDSYYFDAGVADDMGNGSIDNPYKRLTKNRIKDDSTIYLNNGVYDNGVYKQVSNLTLIGKSCENTVIGNLNLEINGYLLVYNVTFIDCKITSYGNVSLFNSIFKDSSSSNGVLTLNSKTFLNITNCTFTNNSVSDYGGVICANNSNINIFNSVFDGNSAEKFAGAIYCDNRSMVTIKNSNFTNNHAKNDAGGAIYAINSTIVADYLNISNSSATFGGAITSLNSNLHLTNFKSSNNKAKYRGGSIYSIYANQTIVNSTFENNTALDGGAIFINYPFLLNLTSNKLIKNNAFNIGGAIYILSDKNNSIFNNTFLNNSAVFNNDSYETELPNLAIGNGDYILIYHNQPFIGDLPSSYDLRTLNQVTPVKNQGSGGNCWAFAALASLESCILKATGKTFDLSEENMKNLMALYSDYGWNMNPNNGGFPSMAIGYLTSWLGAINESDDKYYSLSALSSVFNSFIHIQNILFLNRKNYTDNDEIKRAIIEHGAVSTSIYWKTDYQNGKSYYNDNVSSANHAVAIVGWDDNYSRDNFNKPAPGDGAWIIKNSWGKYAGENGFYYVSYYDLSMARINDPSKSYTFVLSDSIKYDKNYQYDISGQTDYLFSSSSSVWYKNRFTATDEEYLTAISTYFQKETSWNLYVYVNGELRLTQSGSAGASYKTIELDQFIPLKKGDVFEVAIKLTADGDVGVPISEYFSLSHLLFGKNVSYISYDGENWFDLFDFKGKYLSHTYHGLQVACIKAFTVLNKINSTIALIVDDLNPVELTAIILNQYGNPIKTGKVTFNIEGTDYAADVINGISKFYYKFKNNESKVISASFSDVGYIGSSFNMTIIPRQGSIMADDSVYYYNETIYYSALLLDNNMKPVSNREIKFKINNTEYVALTNNEGIATVSLKLDLNSYDIEIGLKHDEFSLAKKITVKSSIKLPTNKRYAYNSKYYAALFDAEGNPMSNCNLKMIINDASKYVTTDSNGYINYNIALNPGSYSIIIINPKTNEQSTQTISVVSRITQNKDLTMYYGAGSYYKVKVVDDNGKVKKNLKVSFKVNGKTYYKYTNEKGYASIKISLKSGKYTILTTYKGYKVSNKITVKPTVITKNIKIKKGKTGKFTAKLISSKGKVLKYKKITFKFKGKTYIIKTNKYGIATLKIPKIKSIKKYSVTTSYGSQKYKNTISIVK; this is translated from the coding sequence TTGCATAAACTTAAAAAATCTGCCGTAATATTTTTAATAGCTTTAATTTTTATTATTCCAACTGCATATGCCAGTGATAATCAAACGGAACTGAGTTTAAATGGTGATGAGGGTGTTTTATCCGATTCATATTATTTTGATGCAGGTGTTGCTGATGATATGGGAAACGGATCAATCGATAATCCTTATAAAAGATTAACAAAAAATAGGATTAAGGATGACTCCACTATTTATTTAAATAATGGAGTATATGATAATGGAGTTTACAAACAGGTTTCTAATTTAACCCTCATTGGTAAAAGTTGTGAAAACACGGTTATTGGGAATTTAAATTTAGAGATTAACGGTTATTTATTGGTTTATAATGTAACTTTTATTGATTGTAAAATTACCAGTTATGGAAATGTTTCATTGTTCAATTCAATTTTTAAAGATTCTTCATCATCAAATGGAGTTTTAACTTTGAATTCAAAAACATTTCTTAATATAACTAATTGTACATTTACAAATAACTCTGTAAGTGATTATGGAGGAGTTATATGTGCAAACAATTCAAATATAAATATTTTCAATTCAGTTTTTGATGGAAATTCTGCAGAAAAATTTGCAGGAGCCATTTATTGCGATAACCGGTCAATGGTGACAATTAAAAATTCAAATTTTACTAATAATCATGCGAAAAATGATGCAGGTGGGGCAATATATGCTATAAACTCAACCATTGTAGCAGATTATTTAAATATTTCAAATTCTTCAGCTACTTTTGGCGGTGCAATAACTTCCCTTAATTCCAATCTGCATCTGACTAATTTCAAATCTTCCAATAATAAAGCAAAATATCGTGGAGGTTCTATTTATTCAATTTACGCCAATCAGACAATTGTAAATTCTACATTTGAAAATAACACTGCATTGGACGGCGGCGCCATATTTATTAATTATCCTTTTTTACTAAATCTAACTTCAAATAAACTGATTAAAAATAATGCTTTTAACATTGGCGGAGCTATTTACATATTGTCTGATAAAAATAATTCTATTTTCAACAATACCTTTTTAAATAATTCTGCTGTATTTAATAATGATTCATATGAAACTGAATTGCCTAACTTGGCAATTGGAAATGGTGACTATATTCTAATTTATCATAATCAGCCTTTCATTGGCGATTTGCCAAGTAGCTATGATTTAAGAACTCTAAATCAGGTAACTCCTGTTAAAAATCAGGGTAGCGGAGGTAACTGTTGGGCATTTGCAGCATTGGCCAGTTTGGAATCTTGCATTTTAAAAGCAACAGGTAAAACTTTTGATTTATCTGAAGAAAATATGAAAAATTTAATGGCATTATACTCTGATTATGGATGGAATATGAATCCTAATAATGGAGGTTTTCCTTCAATGGCAATTGGATATCTCACTTCCTGGTTAGGAGCTATAAACGAAAGCGATGATAAATATTATAGTTTATCTGCATTATCTTCAGTATTTAACAGTTTTATTCATATTCAAAATATTTTATTTTTAAACAGAAAGAATTATACTGATAATGATGAAATAAAAAGGGCAATTATCGAACATGGAGCTGTTTCAACCAGTATTTATTGGAAAACTGATTATCAAAATGGTAAAAGTTACTATAATGATAATGTTTCCAGTGCTAATCATGCAGTAGCCATTGTTGGATGGGATGATAATTATTCAAGAGATAATTTTAATAAACCTGCTCCTGGTGATGGTGCATGGATAATTAAAAACAGTTGGGGCAAGTATGCAGGAGAAAATGGATTTTATTACGTTTCATATTATGATTTAAGTATGGCCCGTATTAACGATCCATCAAAATCATATACTTTTGTTTTATCAGATTCAATTAAATATGATAAGAATTATCAATATGATATTTCAGGACAAACAGATTACTTATTTAGTTCATCAAGTTCAGTCTGGTATAAAAACAGGTTTACAGCAACTGATGAGGAATATCTAACTGCTATTTCAACATACTTCCAAAAAGAAACATCCTGGAATCTATATGTTTATGTAAATGGCGAGCTTAGATTAACTCAGTCAGGCAGTGCTGGTGCAAGCTATAAAACAATTGAATTGGACCAATTTATTCCTCTTAAAAAAGGGGATGTTTTTGAAGTTGCAATTAAATTAACTGCTGATGGTGATGTAGGTGTTCCAATTTCAGAATACTTCTCTTTAAGTCATTTGCTTTTTGGTAAAAATGTTTCTTATATAAGTTATGATGGTGAAAACTGGTTTGACCTGTTCGATTTTAAGGGAAAATATCTTAGTCATACATATCACGGCTTACAAGTGGCTTGTATTAAAGCATTTACTGTATTGAACAAAATCAATTCAACAATTGCACTGATTGTTGATGATTTAAATCCTGTTGAGTTAACTGCTATAATATTAAATCAATATGGAAATCCAATAAAAACAGGTAAGGTGACCTTCAATATTGAAGGAACCGACTATGCTGCTGATGTTATAAACGGTATCTCGAAGTTTTATTATAAATTTAAAAATAATGAAAGTAAAGTAATATCCGCTAGTTTTAGTGATGTAGGATATATTGGGTCTTCTTTTAATATGACCATTATTCCAAGACAAGGTTCAATAATGGCGGATGATTCTGTTTATTATTATAATGAAACCATTTATTATTCGGCTTTACTGCTTGACAATAACATGAAGCCTGTTTCTAATAGGGAAATTAAATTTAAAATTAATAATACTGAGTATGTTGCTTTAACTAATAATGAAGGTATTGCAACTGTTTCTCTTAAATTAGATTTAAACAGTTACGATATTGAAATTGGTCTTAAGCATGATGAATTTAGCTTAGCTAAAAAAATTACAGTCAAATCTTCAATTAAACTTCCAACCAACAAAAGATATGCTTACAATTCAAAATATTATGCTGCTCTTTTTGATGCAGAGGGCAATCCTATGTCCAATTGCAATTTAAAAATGATTATTAATGATGCATCTAAGTATGTAACCACTGACAGCAACGGTTATATTAACTACAATATTGCTTTAAATCCTGGGTCCTACTCAATCATTATCATAAATCCAAAAACCAATGAGCAGTCAACTCAAACAATCAGTGTTGTTTCAAGAATAACTCAGAATAAGGATTTGACAATGTATTATGGTGCCGGAAGCTATTATAAAGTTAAGGTTGTAGACGATAATGGAAAAGTTAAGAAGAATCTTAAGGTATCTTTTAAAGTAAATGGCAAGACATATTATAAATACACTAATGAAAAGGGATATGCATCAATTAAAATTTCGCTAAAATCGGGAAAATATACAATTCTAACTACATATAAGGGATATAAGGTATCTAATAAAATCACTGTTAAGCCAACAGTCATAACAAAAAATATTAAAATCAAAAAAGGAAAAACAGGCAAATTCACAGCTAAATTAATCAGCAGCAAAGGCAAAGTTTTAAAATATAAAAAGATCACTTTTAAATTTAAAGGCAAAACATACATTATTAAAACAAATAAATATGGAATAGCTACTTTAAAGATTCCTAAAATAAAATCGATTAAGAAGTATTCAGTAACTACAAGTTATGGTAGTCAGAAATATAAAAACACGATAAGCATTGTAAAATAA
- a CDS encoding helix-turn-helix domain-containing protein, whose amino-acid sequence MTNEDFAKKIKDIRDRQNMTIEELAERSGVKLEVLQAMESGEVIPSLTPLTKMARALGVRLGTFLDDTPELGPVVTRNGKTENSLYFSGREDVTNSSNLEFHSLGAGKIDRNIDPFIIDIDYEEGDKELSSHEGEEFIYVLEGEIEVIYGKDSYIIGKGDTIFYDSVVPHHLHASGDDKARILAVLYTPY is encoded by the coding sequence ATGACAAATGAAGATTTTGCAAAAAAAATTAAAGACATAAGAGATAGGCAGAATATGACTATTGAAGAACTTGCTGAGAGAAGTGGGGTAAAACTTGAAGTTTTACAAGCTATGGAATCTGGAGAAGTTATTCCCTCACTTACACCATTAACTAAAATGGCTAGAGCGCTTGGTGTACGTTTAGGTACTTTCCTGGATGATACTCCGGAACTCGGGCCGGTTGTTACCAGAAATGGTAAAACTGAAAATTCACTTTATTTCTCAGGAAGAGAAGATGTAACAAATTCATCTAATTTAGAATTCCACTCATTAGGTGCAGGTAAAATCGATAGAAACATTGATCCTTTCATAATTGATATTGATTATGAAGAGGGTGATAAGGAATTATCTTCTCACGAAGGTGAAGAATTCATTTATGTATTGGAAGGAGAAATTGAAGTAATTTATGGAAAAGACTCATATATTATTGGAAAAGGAGACACAATATTTTATGATTCAGTAGTGCCTCACCACCTTCACGCAAGTGGGGATGATAAGGCAAGAATCCTGGCTGTATTATACACTCCATATTAG
- a CDS encoding thymidylate synthase has translation MLTINQCYLDFVSKILKQGNETYKDSNHHLIESLGNFYIIDDPLDLKFRAKYQHYTTDMMLSDIKSGKFDIEGCPIKSDALYEYVKSAENPDDQGFVYTYPNRIFAHFDVDQFNTMKERILTATGSNRAVAVTIDPELDADREDIPCLQFLQCIVRDNELTIHCIFRSNDIFGAFYSNMFFIAYLGLKMKEEVNKEIVGEKLNFGGVHYHSTSGHIYNTDLKAARKLIKANK, from the coding sequence ATGCTAACCATTAATCAATGTTATTTAGATTTTGTAAGTAAAATCTTAAAACAAGGAAATGAAACTTATAAAGACTCTAATCATCACTTAATTGAAAGCTTAGGTAACTTTTATATTATTGATGACCCGTTAGATTTGAAATTTAGAGCCAAATATCAACATTATACTACCGACATGATGTTAAGTGATATTAAATCTGGCAAATTCGACATAGAAGGTTGTCCCATTAAAAGTGATGCTCTTTATGAGTATGTAAAATCTGCTGAAAATCCTGACGACCAGGGATTTGTTTATACTTATCCCAACCGTATTTTTGCACATTTTGATGTTGATCAATTTAACACCATGAAAGAAAGAATATTAACTGCTACCGGTTCCAATCGTGCAGTTGCAGTTACAATTGACCCTGAACTTGATGCAGATAGAGAAGATATTCCATGCCTTCAGTTTTTACAATGTATTGTTCGTGACAATGAATTGACTATCCATTGCATATTTAGAAGCAATGACATTTTTGGTGCTTTTTACTCAAACATGTTTTTCATCGCATATTTGGGCCTTAAAATGAAAGAAGAGGTCAACAAAGAAATTGTCGGTGAAAAATTAAACTTCGGCGGAGTTCACTACCACTCAACCTCCGGCCACATTTACAATACTGACTTAAAAGCAGCCCGTAAATTAATAAAAGCAAATAAATAG
- the rbr gene encoding rubrerythrin, which produces MVDLKGSKTEENLKTAFAGESQAHTKYKYFAAKAKEEGYVQIHDIFMETSKNEREHAKIWFKFLHDEDIPDTIANLNEAASGENYEWTEMYKEFAETAREEGFNKIAFLFEKVGAIEKEHENRYRTLLANVENGTVFNKEEDIEWKCENCGFVFSGSDAPERCPVCGFPKAYFEERATNFK; this is translated from the coding sequence ATGGTTGATTTAAAAGGTAGTAAAACTGAAGAAAATTTAAAAACAGCATTTGCCGGTGAATCTCAGGCACATACTAAATATAAATACTTCGCAGCTAAAGCTAAAGAAGAAGGATATGTGCAAATTCATGATATTTTCATGGAAACTTCTAAAAACGAAAGAGAACACGCTAAAATCTGGTTTAAATTTTTGCATGACGAAGATATTCCAGATACAATAGCCAATCTTAATGAAGCAGCTTCCGGTGAAAATTATGAATGGACTGAAATGTATAAGGAATTTGCCGAAACCGCACGTGAAGAAGGCTTTAATAAAATCGCATTTTTATTTGAAAAAGTAGGTGCAATTGAAAAAGAACATGAAAACAGGTACAGAACATTACTTGCCAATGTTGAAAACGGCACCGTATTTAACAAAGAAGAAGATATTGAATGGAAATGTGAAAACTGCGGATTTGTATTTTCAGGATCTGATGCTCCTGAAAGATGTCCTGTATGCGGATTTCCTAAAGCATACTTTGAAGAAAGAGCTACTAACTTTAAATAG